In Oryza sativa Japonica Group chromosome 1, ASM3414082v1, the genomic stretch TGGTAAATTTGttatggcatggatccaaccGTACATGTAAACGCATGATGTGATAATTGTCGTTATTAGCCTTGCTAAGTCAGTTTGCATTGATAAATTTAGGGCCCGTTCTTCTGGTCAAGAACAAATTCTACCTTAATTTCAATTAACATGTTTCTAAAACTAGAAAGAAAGCCCGCGTAGATGCGCAGGCATCTTATTGAatgttttataaaaataatgataaaaGAAGTTACATCTCACTATTTCTACTTAAATGTTATAAAATAATAAGAATATATCTCAGATTAAAAATACACTTTGATCGAGTGACATATAAATTCTCATATTGTCACCACTAAATTATGCTTTAAAACCAATTAACCCTGTTGGAGGTACACCACAAAGGGCCTTCGGCCAGATCTACCGAAACCAAGAACTTAGGCGACAGGCTCAAACCGGAGGCAAGCAGCGAAGGTCGAGAATGGAACCATATGGGCGAAAGCCACATGGCGAAAACCGTGGCTCGGAACACGCGGGCTTCGCCAGGCAAAGACCTCGTTAGAAGGCCGCATGGGCGAAGACGGTGAGGTGAAAGCCTTGGCACGAAGGCACAGGCTTCGCCAAGTACCGAACCCCACCGTAAGGAGGCCCAGTGGGCCATTGCGCTTTCGGGGGATTTTGCCAAATAAATTGGCCGAGCTATTTAGCCTAATAGGGGCCCATACATGTAAAGGACACTGTGTGCCCCCAataatgtccctatcataagggtaaccatgtaaattcccctgtaaaacctaaaccctaaaggaGGAACCTGTAatagggctataaatagccccctaagGCCACGTAATAGGGAGATTAAAAAATTTTCACTATGTAATACAATTGTGTTTACTTCCAACTACTATTGAGAGAACCACGCATTTCGACGTGATGCAGTTGTCGGTTCGACAACAAACCCTAAAACCTAATACATTATTAATACACTAAATTATCCACTACTTACGTTTTatgtctcatttttttttctaaatccaTTTAAAAATATTGTAAAAATACGACCACTTCTATCCATTAATGGAATATCACCATTAAAGTTAAACATGAATACTACTCTCATgtgatgacgctctctctcgtggcccgatcttctggtgaggggataactctcgctttgatcgagtgcgacgtttgcgacgtggctaccaaccagaacaagtccaggacgccgtgcaatcgttacaccacaaacgatgtcgtaccaaccgtgatacgcggttgatgatccctgcaatgcaaacgagagaacactacaagaacaagataagatgcaatctaaatattgcgaataggtgattaagcacaaaggaatagttgcgattgaagtaGTAGATCTAATTgacccggcaaatcaacacaccaactattgggggctctgaatcaatagtcgccgactaatcgagcgaggactagagacaaagtgaatggcacttggcaaaattcaactaaacaaaacccaattgtttttttaggatgtacaaagctatttatagaggaaaacaaagctagggttaagtgctaattcgtggaggtggagggagacacttccgagatgggcctagtctattacaaaGCCTAAGGCTCAAGTTTGGTTTCAGCAACAGCACTGTCTTGTTTTggcgattcccgttgactcgagatgaatttggacatgagaccagatgcgtttgaaaggtagAGAGATAATCTTTCCATGAAGTCCAAGATtacccaaatcggagttggcatgaaggcgctaggtccgtttgaagtcagtgctATCTCTGGAGGCCGAACTAGATTCCAAAACTCGTTGGATTTTAATATCTTGTAGATCCTCCATTCACTCGATGTATTCTTTAGCCATGTTTTATATTTCTCGTGCTTGGATGTATGCATATActtgatggtcacatcatcATGGGTAAAGTCGATCATAGCCACCAAGACTTCCTTTCTCCATTGCCTTGAAACATGGGTCCCGCATCGATATAGCCATGCTCCTGAAGACCAGCTTGGAGCATAATTTTAATGTactctccctccttccaaaagtctaagttATATTTCTTTTTCACTAAGATCAAGGTGTAGTCAACTCATTCATCATGTGACAAAACCAATGAACATGCAAGCAATAAGTATTAAAATGACTTTTTGGTTCCGataaaaaatttaatatagcacATAGTGACTACAAATAGGATTTAGACTTTTGGAAAACCAAAGAATGAAATAGGACTCATGGAGTTTTGCATTGGTAAGTAGAAAGTTGAGTACTATTAGCAATGGTGGTCTCCACTGGGACTGTCTTAACTTAGCCGTATATTCCATACTAAACTTGCGACACCATAATAAACTTTGTTGTCCATGTTTGGTGTCCTTTAGGGAAGAACAAAGAGAAGATGGAGGTGACCAAAGtagtttttaaaaatgttttgagTAGATTTGTGGTGCAGTGTAGACACGATTTGTTTATGTTGTTGATCATTAcaactcattttttttattatatagaTAGAATACTCTCTTTTGAATATGACTGAGGTCAATCGTTCGAtggtatttttaaaaaattatatctaATGAGACATAACACCACGATAATAACCAGAGCATCAtgttattatttatattttgacaaatatatatagtCAAATAGTTCTAAAAGTATAAAGCTACTTTGAGAATCTTaatctcaaataaattataatttaatcAGACCTACTTGAAAAACACAACTAAATtgtgttgtttttattttttacatatgcagatttaaattaatgttgtatatttgtgaagtgatatttCCCTCCCTAAAATATGatgtatttttttgaaaaattatcaTACATATGTCAGCCTCATGTGCCATGGTGTATTTAGGactataatataacttttataatttaattaaagAAATACAACATGATcacaaattggatatataatttcaaaataatttagaagattgtttaaagaacatttatTGGGTATTCTATGTTTTTCTTATATATCTTagtttaactatatatatttatattatatttgtgaagtaGTATGGTTTTTTTCCCTTCCGTGAACAGTTGAAATTTAAATTGCACCTACTACTCGTACGTCGTACGTACGAGACCTGAGAACGGTAGTATCGTTTCTATATTTCGCAATAATAGATCTAACCTAATGGTGTAgaataacgggtccaccaatttaagtaaaaatcaaTGGTGAGATTAGATAGTACCACATGACGGCTTAGAAACGTTTATAGGAGTGCCACATGGCGGTTTAAGACGGTttaagagtgtttgtaggaagtttaatatacttttagtatataatagataaatagatagctaaatggtatgttttgtacgaaaattttctatataaacgCTACTATGAAATAttgaataaatatatttttaagtttataataactaaaacttaattaatcatgcacttaTAGCATTTTTTGTTTAAACGTGTAATGAGTTCTCATTTTCATCAGTTGCAGACACCATGTTAGTAAATCAGCCAATTTATATATTCAAACTAAAAATCAATTTCTTTATAAAATTTATCTGAATTccaccattttttttgttaaccGTGAATTATCTACCTGTTAGCAACAATTGTCGACTTTTCACATTTTGAAACCCCGGTTAAGGTATATTCATGTCACACGAAGAGACATTTcattataattatatttaaGCTTATTACATATTACTCCCAaaggtcataaatatttgatatttagaGTAAAATTCAGCCAAACTATTAAAAGTTTGATCACCAATAACATCTCACCcttaatttggaaaaaaaaaagctatatgTAGATTTATCCTGAAAAGGTACTGtcatatataatattatatGTACTTAATAGATTTTGTACACTAATCTTCaagttttaaaactttcaaatcttgTCTTGAACATAAAAATGTTTATGAATAGAGGGaatatgttgattttttttgccCATCTGAaacaaaatgtattttttttccatacggTCAAATTAGATTTTTGCAGGAGGCTGGGCAACCCGCACGCACCTAGGGGGCTACAAAAATCGTTATTTCTGTGTTCGTGACGCACCTGTACATGAAAATCAGATTTTTGCGTATGGGTGCTTATGTCatccacatgcaaaaataaaagtCTGAAAACAATAAAATCTCAAAAATTCAAAAGTTGAAACCCTAGCTCCCTGATTtattcccaaaccctagcccgctgctGCCAGATGTTGTCACCGCCGGAGTCATCCCAAACCCTAATTCACCGCCCACCACCAGATCCAcgtgggggagggcggcggctacCAGATCAGTGCAGGGGAGGATGCAGCCGACGGATCCGCGCGGGGCCGCTCCTGCACTGGCCTCCCGCTTGAGCCCACCGCCAGATCCATGTGAGGGAGGGTGAGGGCCGTTGCTGTCGCCCTTGCCCTCGCCCACCGCTGACGTTGCCGCTGGTGCCTGCCGTCGGGAGGGATtcgagggaagaggaggagtcATCCGGAGTAAGGAGGagtaggggagaggaggagttaGACAGAGGGAGGAGTGGAGAATAAAAAATGGGTGATTTTTCCATGCATATCACTTAACATGTTCGCATGCGAAAATATCTGATTTGTTAAAAGACCCGCTTGCAAAAATTGTTTTTTACATGCGAGCCTGCGATATGCGAAAATGGAGGTTGATTTTTGTAGACGTGAACACTTATGGCCCACCTGCCTGCAACCTATTGGGGTGTTTggccagaaaaaaaatcatttgtttaATAATGACAACATTTgttattttaaatcattcattcATAAATAAAATGGAGATACTATTATGCTATTATTATGCTATTTGAATAAGGTAGACATCAACCCCGTGAGTTACATATATTGTTGTTCGCTAATCCAAACTATAACGATTTATATGATTCAAATTTTGTGTCACAATATAAGCATTCTTACGCTAATTCCCATCACTGTTTCAATGGGTCCAAAGCCAATCACATGCTAGGAAAAAGATCTAAGCAATTCAAAATTACAACTTCCAACTGAAATAACTAAACAACCAAACCTTAGTATTTGCTTAATAATCTAAAaatctttatatttaaaaacgaagggagtatgttATAAATATGCTAGATGTATTGGTTATTTTTAAAATGTACTGGCTTGGATTTAAGAGCATTTCACATAAATTAGAACTTCTTAACCAATAatatcaaatttttttaatatactaaCAATATACTAAGTTGAGAGTTTTATGATTTTTATGCAACAACTTCATGTTTATTATGTCCAaggttttgaaaaaaaaaatctaattgcaTGTCttgtttaatactccctccgttctattttaagtgcagccatgagtttccgtgcCTAACTTTGaacgtccgtcttatttgaaaattttttgaaaaaaattaaaaacgtaagtcacgcataaagtaatattcatgttttgtcatctcataacaacaaaatactactacctccgtcccaaaataagtgcagttttgcactattcatcttcaacgtttgaccgttcgtcttatttgaaaattttttatgattattatttttattgttattatatgataaaacatgaatagtgctttatgtgtgactaatttttttaaaatttttcaaataagacggacggtcaaacgttggacatggatTTCgacgactgcacttattttggaacggtggtagtaattaatttttttttttcaaataagacgaacgattaaagttggacgtAAAAACTCATGGTTACatttaaaatgagacggagggagtatgaactTTCAATATGATATACGGTTATAATAAAAGTATAGTACATATCAACGGTAACATGACATTTAAAATATCCCATAATTTATATAGGGAGAGAGATTCTAGAAGAACTTTTCTAAACAAACTTTTCTAAGGGGGACATGCCTGAATGCACTGATTCTCTTTTTTGTTTTATGTCCCCTCGGCAGAGTGGTGGATGGATTTGACGGGACAGAGCTGCACAAGGTTTCTTTTATTGTTTGCTTATCTATTTATCGGTTgcaattaaaatttgaattttgaagatAATTTTAGTgctgattttaaaatttttataccgtagtttatttttcaatattattttttaaacatttATTGATACAAATGAAAGTAGTTTTCctcataaacttttttttaattattttgattATTTTATCATGACTTATCGGTTGTAGGCGTAGCTCAGTGCTTATGTCAGCAGGGTCTGAATAGGACGGGCGCTAGTGTCGGATCTCGGATGAGAAGATCCACGGTCAAGCTGGATGACCATTCACAGGGTGAGCTATGTGCGAAACTGATGACACTTCACCAACTTTATTACCAGTAGTTTTATATGATATGATACCTGAAATCTGGCTTCCAATGCTGTCATGTAACCTAAGATGGATAATAAAGCTATACTACTAGTAACCCCTCGGCTCCTAAGTGCAGTTATAAAtttccgtatccaacgtttTATGgtctgttttatttaaaaaattttataattactatttatattattattagatgataaaatataaataatactttatatgtaacttatttattttatttattttataaatttttgaaataagacAGATCAAACGCCATACATGTCAACTGTAACCGTATTTAAGATAGGAGTGAGGGAGTAGTTTACAAGTATCGAAATTGGAATCTAATTCTAACCCTCATTGTGCCGGTGCTGTGCTAGTGTGCTTtggcgggcggccgcgccgctgAATGAATCAGAAAACTAACCAACGCGGCCCAATGATTCTGCGCACTCTGCGGCTTGCATTCCAACCTCCCCCCACCCACCACCTCACTACCCTAGCCTGCAGCGGCTGCCGCGCTATAAATAGGCAGCCATGCACAGACTCCATGGCTGCCTCTCTCGAGCTCCAGACtccagtagcagcagcagcagctctcctcctctccactgCTAGTTCGACGATATCGATGGAGGGCACGGTGCTCTGCTCCGCCAACCACGCGCCGCTCACGCCCATCAGCTTCCTCGAGCGCACCGCGCTCGTGTACCCCGACCGTCTCGCTATTGTCGCCTCGGATGGCAGCGCCGGCGTGGCCGTGTCGCGCACCTGGCGGGACACTCGGGCCCgctgcctccgcctcgccgccgccctcaccgGCCTCCTCGGCGTCCAGCGCCACGACGTGGTACGTATGAACAGGCGCCACGCCACTGTAACAGTAACATTAATTTCACCCCTCAAAATCGCTGTGAATTCGCATGCCAAATGCTGTAATTTAATCGCGGTGATTCACATTTTGGTTCATGCGCAGGTTGCGGTGTTCGCGCAGAACATTCCTGCTGTTTGCGAGCTCCACTTCGGCGTCCCCATGGCCGGCGCCGTCATCTGCACGCTCAACTCGCGCCTCGACGCCGCCATGGCGGCCGTCCTGCTGCGCCACTCCGAGGCCAAGGTCGTCTTCGTCGACCGCGCTCTGCTCGGCGTCGCCCAGAAAGCCCTCGTGCTCGTCGCCGAAGCCGGAGCCAGGCGTCCCGTCTTGGTTCTCATCAGCGAGCTCCTCGACGAAAACGAACGATCACCTCCTGATGCCAAGATCAAGGTCACCCGAGTCGATTACGAGTACGAGCACCtcctgagcgccgccgccgccggatcgtcGCCGGACTTCGCGATCCGGTGGCCGGCCGACGAGAACGAGCCGATCGCCCTGAACTACACCTCCGGGACGACGTCGAGGCCCAAGGGCGTGATCTACAGCCACCGCGGCGCGTACCTGagcagcctcgccgccgtgATCGTGAACGCCATGGCGGAGACGCCGGTGTACCTGTGGACCGTGCCGATGTTCCACTGCAACGGGTGGTGCCAGGTGTGGGGCGTGGCGGCGCAGGGCGGCACGAACGTGTGCGTCCGCAGGGTGACCGCGGCGGCCATCTTCGACAGCGTGGCGCGGCACGGCGTGACGCACATGGGCGGCGCGCCGACGGTGCTGAGCATGATCGTGAACGCGACggcggacgagcggcggcggcagccgggcgggaggaggaggagggtgacgGTGAtgaccggcggcgcgccgccgccgccgcaggtgcTGTTCCGGATGGAGGAGCAGGGGTTCCTGGTGATCCACTCGTACGGGCTGACGGAGACGTACGGGCCGGCGACGGTGTGCACGTGGAAGCCGGAGTGGGACGCGCTGACGGCGGAGGAGCGCGCCCGGATCAAGTCGCGGCAGGGGCTCCAC encodes the following:
- the LOC4326487 gene encoding butanoate--CoA ligase AAE1 codes for the protein MNQKTNQRGPMILRTLRLAFQPPPTHHLTTLACSGCRAINRQPCTDSMAASLELQTPVAAAAALLLSTASSTISMEGTVLCSANHAPLTPISFLERTALVYPDRLAIVASDGSAGVAVSRTWRDTRARCLRLAAALTGLLGVQRHDVVAVFAQNIPAVCELHFGVPMAGAVICTLNSRLDAAMAAVLLRHSEAKVVFVDRALLGVAQKALVLVAEAGARRPVLVLISELLDENERSPPDAKIKVTRVDYEYEHLLSAAAAGSSPDFAIRWPADENEPIALNYTSGTTSRPKGVIYSHRGAYLSSLAAVIVNAMAETPVYLWTVPMFHCNGWCQVWGVAAQGGTNVCVRRVTAAAIFDSVARHGVTHMGGAPTVLSMIVNATADERRRQPGGRRRRVTVMTGGAPPPPQVLFRMEEQGFLVIHSYGLTETYGPATVCTWKPEWDALTAEERARIKSRQGLHHVGLEAADVKDPATMRSVPADGRTVGEVMLRGNTVMSGYYKDGGATAEALAGGWLRSGDLAVREEDGYIKILDRSKDIIISGGENISTVEVEAALFGHPAVEEAAVVGRPDEYWGETPCAFVKLRGGGGGGGGGAAVEEELMAFCRARLPRYMAPRTVVVVEEELPKTATGKVQKVALRERAKAMGSLPAAASSSSRRAPTGTAGSGRSKL